The Actinoplanes sp. N902-109 genomic interval GTGGCTGGCCGAGATGGCGGGCGAGGTCGTGGGAGCCCTGGCGGTGGGAGCAGCCGGAGCAGGCATACCGACTGTGGACGAACCCGAGGTCTTCGTGCGGCTGTTGGTCACCGACCGGTCCAGAGCCGGTGCGGGCATCGGTGCGTCGCTGCTCGACCACGCCCGGAAACTGGCGCAGGATGCCGGGATCGCGCTGCTGCGGGTGGATTGTTACGCCGGTGGGGACGGCAAGCTGGTGCGCTACTACGAGAGTCAGGGCTTCTCGCGTACGCAGTCCTTCGACCACGACGGATGGCCCGGGCAGGTGCTCGAGCAGCGGCTGACCTCAGCCTGATCGGCACAGTCCGGTCATTGCTGGCGCGACCACTGCATGGACATGCCGGTGGCGCCGCGGTCGGTGCGGATCTCCATCATCGTGCCGAGGATGGTGGCGCGGTCCAGCAGGATCGGGCGGTTGTCCAGGCCGTAGGTGATGCGTTCGGAGACGAAGACCGGGACGCCGGGCGGCTGGTGCATCAGGACGGCGGTTTCCTCGTCCAGAACGCCGGGGCGCAGGACCTCGGTGGCCCGGTGGATGACCGTGCCGTGGTCGGCGAGGATCTTGTAGAGGGACTCGCCGCTGTAGTCCAGCTCGGCCAGCGCCACGCCGGGCGGCTGGGGAGCCCAGGACAGCTGGTGCACGGCCGGGCGCCCGGCCAGCAGCCGCAGGCGTTCCAGGCGCAGCACCCGGCGGCCTGCCGGGATGTCGAGCGCGGTGGCCGCCCACGCCGGGGGGCGATGCAGGGCCTGGGCAACGATCAGCGTGGTGACGCTCTGGCCCTGGGCCTTGAGGTCCTCGGCCAGCCCGCGCAACGAGTCGAGCCGGTACATGAGCCGGGGCGAGGTGACGAAGGTGCCACGACCCGGCTCCTGGGAGAGCAGACCCTCGTCCTCCAGCCGCTGCAAGGCTTGGCGCAGGGTCACCAGGGTGACGCCGTACCGGGAGCTGAGCTCCTTCTGCGGGGGCAGCATCGTGCCGGGGGCAAGCTCCCCGGCGCGGATCTTCGCGGTCAGGTCATCGGCGATCACCTGATACTTCGGCGTGCGGCGTTGCAGCGGGCACCTCCCGGTCCGTGGGCGGCCGGCGGCCAGCCTCGTCAAATGGCCCACACCCAACCGGCCGGTCAAGCACCACGCGCCTGGCCGGCCGGTCAAGCACCGCACGCCCGGTCGCCCGGTCAGGCAGCCCGGTGCTCGATCGGGTCGTCGAGTGCTGCGCGCAGGGCCGCTACGTCGTGGGACAGGTCGGCGGGTGTGGCCCCGTCGAGCACCCTACGCATGAGTGCGGAGGCCACGACGACACCGTCCCCGGCGCGTCCTGCCACGGCGGCCTGGCCGGGTGTCGACACGCCGAAGCCGATGAGGACGGGGAGGCGCCCCTTGGCTGCGTTCTTCAGGCGGTGGGCGAGCACCGTGGTCTCCGGGGCCACGGTGGCGCGTTCGCCGGTGACGCCCATGACGCTCACGGCGTACACGAATCCTCGGCTGCGCCGGCAGATGAGCTGGAGCCGGTCGTCGGGGGTCGACGGGGCGGCGAGCAGGACGAGGTCGATGCCGGCTGCGGCCGTTTCCTGCTCCAACGGGCCCGACTCCTCCAGGGGGAGGTCGGGCACGATCAGCCCGGCCACGCCCGCTTCCTGCAGTTTTGCGACGCCGGTGTGGAGGACCAGATTCGCGTACGTCATCACGACGACCGGGATGCTCAGCCGGTCGCCCACCGCGGTCAAGTCAGCCAGGATGGCGTCGGTGGTTGCGCCGCGCGTCAGCGCCCGGT includes:
- a CDS encoding GNAT family N-acetyltransferase, translated to MLIRPGSETDVPAVLRLLDGAIAWLAAQGRTGQWGSAPLSTEPRQIAQVQGYAQPGGLWLAEMAGEVVGALAVGAAGAGIPTVDEPEVFVRLLVTDRSRAGAGIGASLLDHARKLAQDAGIALLRVDCYAGGDGKLVRYYESQGFSRTQSFDHDGWPGQVLEQRLTSA
- a CDS encoding GntR family transcriptional regulator, producing the protein MIADDLTAKIRAGELAPGTMLPPQKELSSRYGVTLVTLRQALQRLEDEGLLSQEPGRGTFVTSPRLMYRLDSLRGLAEDLKAQGQSVTTLIVAQALHRPPAWAATALDIPAGRRVLRLERLRLLAGRPAVHQLSWAPQPPGVALAELDYSGESLYKILADHGTVIHRATEVLRPGVLDEETAVLMHQPPGVPVFVSERITYGLDNRPILLDRATILGTMMEIRTDRGATGMSMQWSRQQ
- the trpA gene encoding tryptophan synthase subunit alpha yields the protein MTMRFPEGRRLLVPYVTGGLTTDWTDYLLAYQDAGADAVEVGLPFSDPMLDGTTIQQAADRALTRGATTDAILADLTAVGDRLSIPVVVMTYANLVLHTGVAKLQEAGVAGLIVPDLPLEESGPLEQETAAAGIDLVLLAAPSTPDDRLQLICRRSRGFVYAVSVMGVTGERATVAPETTVLAHRLKNAAKGRLPVLIGFGVSTPGQAAVAGRAGDGVVVASALMRRVLDGATPADLSHDVAALRAALDDPIEHRAA